From the genome of Pelobacter propionicus DSM 2379, one region includes:
- a CDS encoding complex I subunit 1/NuoH family protein: MIQDLIVYLIFMGYAIAVMAGVATIFTWVERKQSAIMADRIGANRCYLRIPFTNVKIVAWGLIHGIADGSKMLLKENFTPTTYDRFCYNLAPWLALAPVLLVFSAIPFGGTLVPGKLIDPASFPQLSQIMVNFFGDKSYVMQVARLDAGILVILAISGIGILGTMLAGWSSNNKFSLLGAARAASQMISYEVSMGLALISLVVTYGTLDLNDMVVWQSGLLFGVLPAWGIILQPLAFVLFLTACIAENKRVPFDLPECESELVSGYFTEYTAMKMGIFMLSEFIEIVVVSALLVTVFLGGYNLPYLTDAGFVLPMGKTIALSHATVVLVQIVTFLVKVFLIGCFQIQIRWSVPRFRYDQLMRFGWKFLLPLAALNLVATACVRWFTLKG, from the coding sequence ATGATACAGGACCTGATCGTCTACCTCATCTTCATGGGCTACGCCATCGCCGTCATGGCCGGCGTCGCCACCATCTTCACCTGGGTGGAGCGCAAGCAGTCGGCCATCATGGCCGACCGCATCGGCGCCAACCGCTGCTACCTGCGCATCCCCTTCACCAACGTCAAGATCGTTGCCTGGGGCCTCATCCACGGTATCGCCGACGGCAGCAAGATGCTCTTAAAGGAGAACTTCACCCCCACCACCTACGACCGCTTCTGCTACAACCTGGCCCCCTGGCTGGCCCTCGCCCCGGTGCTCCTGGTCTTCTCCGCCATCCCCTTCGGCGGGACGCTTGTCCCGGGCAAACTGATCGACCCGGCCAGCTTCCCCCAGCTCTCCCAGATCATGGTCAACTTCTTCGGGGACAAGAGCTATGTCATGCAGGTAGCCCGACTTGACGCCGGCATCCTGGTGATCCTGGCCATCTCCGGCATCGGCATCCTGGGCACCATGCTGGCCGGCTGGTCCTCCAACAACAAATTCTCCCTGCTGGGCGCCGCCCGCGCCGCCTCGCAGATGATCTCCTACGAAGTCTCCATGGGTCTGGCTTTAATCAGCCTGGTGGTCACCTACGGCACCCTGGATCTCAACGACATGGTGGTCTGGCAGTCGGGCCTGCTCTTCGGCGTACTTCCCGCCTGGGGCATCATCCTGCAGCCCCTGGCCTTTGTGCTGTTCCTCACCGCCTGCATCGCCGAGAACAAACGCGTCCCCTTCGACCTTCCGGAATGTGAATCGGAACTGGTTTCCGGCTACTTCACCGAATACACCGCCATGAAGATGGGTATCTTCATGCTCAGTGAATTCATCGAGATCGTCGTCGTCTCGGCGCTTCTGGTCACCGTCTTTCTGGGCGGCTACAACCTGCCGTACTTAACCGACGCCGGGTTCGTGCTCCCCATGGGCAAAACCATCGCCCTGTCCCATGCAACTGTTGTCCTTGTGCAGATAGTCACCTTCCTGGTGAAGGTATTCCTGATCGGCTGCTTCCAGATCCAGATTCGCTGGTCCGTGCCCCGTTTCCGCTATGACCAGCTCATGCGATTCGGCTGGAAGTTCCTGCTTCCCCTGGCCGCCCTGAACCTCGTTGCCACGGCATGTGTCCGCTGGTTCACGCTGAAAGGATGA
- a CDS encoding 4Fe-4S dicluster domain-containing protein, translating into MKKEYWNKPTMDLWDRLYIFEVIRGLCITGSVFFGNMWKWLTFRKGALTAYYPEELRADYSSANRGRHLLTTRADGKVQCVSCNMCATVCPAYCIEIQSAADFNDPFHPKSPDRFEIDYSRCIFCGFCVEACPEDAIRMSKDTPNFPGFDRENMWATQDLLMNWQPASDAAKSYPGSGQAHQEVHP; encoded by the coding sequence ATGAAGAAAGAGTACTGGAATAAGCCAACCATGGATCTGTGGGATCGCCTCTACATCTTCGAGGTGATCCGCGGGCTCTGCATCACCGGATCGGTCTTCTTCGGCAACATGTGGAAATGGCTCACCTTCCGCAAGGGTGCCTTAACCGCCTACTATCCGGAAGAACTGCGGGCCGACTACTCCAGCGCCAACCGGGGCCGGCACCTCCTGACCACGCGTGCCGACGGCAAGGTACAGTGCGTATCGTGCAACATGTGCGCCACGGTCTGCCCTGCCTACTGCATCGAGATCCAGTCCGCCGCCGACTTTAACGACCCGTTCCACCCCAAGTCCCCGGACCGGTTCGAGATCGACTACTCGCGCTGCATCTTCTGCGGTTTCTGTGTCGAAGCCTGCCCCGAAGACGCCATCCGCATGTCCAAGGACACGCCCAACTTCCCCGGCTTCGACCGGGAGAACATGTGGGCCACCCAGGACCTGCTCATGAACTGGCAGCCTGCGAGTGACGCGGCCAAGAGCTACCCCGGCTCCGGTCAGGCCCATCAGGAGGTTCATCCGTGA
- a CDS encoding NADH-quinone oxidoreductase subunit J family protein has translation MIDVFIAFFSLLAVIFAALVLTLRQPMRCALALVSHMICLAGIYAALGAHVIAMFQVLIYVGAVMVFMVYTIMLLDDRDDSYRHPYARKIVPAVVVGLGFAAVVWAAIGYLPAQPAAAAPAVDPFTFAAFSLSFMKYYWFHFELATVLLLIGVVAAWTAVKEGL, from the coding sequence GTGATCGACGTCTTCATCGCCTTCTTCAGTCTGCTGGCGGTCATCTTCGCCGCTCTGGTCCTGACACTGCGTCAGCCCATGCGCTGCGCCCTGGCCCTGGTCAGCCACATGATCTGCCTTGCCGGCATCTACGCCGCCCTTGGCGCCCATGTCATCGCCATGTTCCAGGTCCTGATCTACGTCGGCGCCGTCATGGTCTTCATGGTCTACACCATCATGCTGCTTGACGACCGCGACGACTCCTACCGCCACCCCTATGCCCGGAAGATCGTCCCGGCTGTCGTGGTTGGCTTGGGCTTCGCCGCCGTTGTCTGGGCCGCCATCGGCTACCTGCCCGCGCAGCCCGCCGCTGCCGCGCCGGCCGTCGACCCCTTCACCTTCGCCGCCTTTTCGCTTTCGTTCATGAAGTACTACTGGTTTCACTTCGAACTTGCCACCGTGCTGCTCCTGATCGGCGTCGTCGCCGCCTGGACCGCGGTCAAGGAGGGGCTCTAA
- the nuoK gene encoding NADH-quinone oxidoreductase subunit NuoK, translating to MDRYQFLTTLAGLIFSLGLLGVVLRRNLLVVMMCLEILLNAVVLSFVGFAVRSQTLPGIAMTFFIYVAASCEIALAMAIVVLLVKRRGSLDLGAHQELKG from the coding sequence ATGGATCGGTATCAATTCCTGACTACCCTTGCGGGACTCATCTTCTCCCTGGGTCTTCTGGGAGTCGTCCTTCGCCGCAACCTGCTGGTGGTCATGATGTGCCTGGAAATCCTGCTCAACGCCGTTGTGTTAAGCTTCGTCGGCTTCGCCGTCAGAAGCCAGACCCTGCCGGGCATCGCCATGACCTTCTTCATCTACGTCGCCGCATCCTGCGAAATCGCCCTGGCCATGGCCATCGTCGTACTGCTTGTCAAACGCCGCGGTTCACTGGATCTGGGCGCACACCAGGAACTGAAAGGGTAG
- the nuoL gene encoding NADH-quinone oxidoreductase subunit L — protein MIKLTLIPLLPLLGFLFNGLFGNRLPRWVVSTIACGLPALSFLVTLVLYSSLVATGQPIAETLYTWVALDPLNVDVAFYLDQASAVMCLVVTGVGTLIHLYSVGYMSHDEDQPRYFAYLNLFLFFMLMLVLGKNMIMLFAGWEGVGLASYLLIGFWYQDDEKSAAGMKAFIVNRVGDTGFVLAALLIFSYSHTLDFQGINAYFGTAGLPVSTMNLIGILLLIGACGKSAQIPLHVWLPDAMAGPTPVSALIHAATMVTAGVYLLSRMNGVLLQAPGAMQVVMWGGALTAFVGATMGLTQYNLKKVLAYSTMSQIGYMFMACGLGSFSAAMFHLYSHAFFKACLFLGAGAVLHALHGEEDMRKMGGLAKKMPLTFVTFLAGSLALCGVPPFAGFFSKDEILWSAFASAHGGSTALWLVGAVAAGMTSFYMFRAIIMTFFGQDNVPAKLKHGIHEPPFSMAIVLIILGVSSVAAGFIGLPQVLADKFGFGSPFFSFLEPVFGHHALKAGVTHQTELMFMGISIAIALGGIFLAWVFYGLNPALPEAIKKKAGCIYTTISQGYYFDAIYEKVIVKSLDTLSDSVLYNIAEKLLNYVTIVKAGATARYSANLLSRMQSGNVQAYVLYALAGLALIIWWGVANA, from the coding sequence ATGATCAAACTGACGCTCATACCGCTCCTGCCGTTGTTGGGCTTTTTGTTCAACGGCCTCTTCGGCAACCGTCTTCCCCGCTGGGTGGTCTCCACCATCGCCTGCGGGCTGCCTGCGCTCTCCTTCCTGGTCACGCTGGTCCTGTACAGTAGCCTCGTCGCCACGGGCCAGCCCATAGCCGAGACCCTCTACACCTGGGTGGCCCTGGATCCGCTCAACGTGGACGTGGCCTTCTACCTGGACCAGGCCTCCGCCGTCATGTGCCTGGTGGTCACCGGGGTCGGTACCCTGATCCACCTGTACTCCGTGGGCTACATGTCCCATGACGAAGACCAGCCGCGCTACTTCGCGTACCTGAACCTGTTTTTGTTCTTCATGCTCATGCTGGTCCTGGGCAAGAACATGATCATGCTCTTCGCCGGCTGGGAAGGGGTGGGTCTGGCCTCCTACCTGCTCATCGGCTTCTGGTACCAGGACGACGAGAAATCCGCCGCCGGCATGAAAGCCTTCATCGTCAACCGCGTAGGCGACACCGGCTTTGTCCTGGCCGCGCTTCTGATCTTCTCCTACTCCCACACCCTTGACTTCCAGGGGATAAACGCCTACTTCGGTACGGCCGGGCTTCCGGTCTCCACCATGAACCTGATCGGGATCCTGCTCTTGATCGGCGCCTGCGGCAAATCGGCCCAGATTCCGCTCCATGTCTGGCTGCCCGACGCCATGGCCGGCCCCACCCCGGTCTCGGCCCTGATCCACGCCGCCACCATGGTCACCGCCGGCGTGTATCTCCTCTCCCGCATGAACGGTGTCCTCTTGCAGGCCCCCGGCGCCATGCAGGTCGTCATGTGGGGCGGGGCACTCACCGCCTTTGTGGGCGCCACCATGGGTCTCACCCAGTACAACCTGAAGAAAGTGCTGGCCTACTCCACCATGAGCCAGATCGGCTACATGTTCATGGCCTGCGGCCTGGGCTCCTTCTCCGCCGCCATGTTCCACCTGTACAGCCATGCCTTCTTCAAAGCCTGCCTGTTCCTCGGCGCCGGCGCCGTCCTGCACGCCCTGCACGGCGAAGAAGACATGAGGAAAATGGGCGGCCTGGCCAAGAAGATGCCCCTCACCTTTGTCACCTTCCTGGCGGGCAGCCTGGCCCTGTGCGGCGTGCCCCCCTTTGCCGGCTTCTTCTCCAAGGACGAGATCCTCTGGAGCGCCTTTGCCTCGGCCCACGGCGGCTCCACCGCCCTGTGGCTGGTGGGCGCAGTCGCCGCCGGCATGACCTCCTTCTACATGTTCCGGGCCATCATCATGACCTTCTTTGGTCAAGACAACGTGCCCGCGAAACTGAAACACGGCATCCACGAGCCCCCCTTCAGCATGGCCATCGTCCTGATCATCTTAGGCGTAAGCTCCGTCGCTGCCGGCTTCATCGGCCTGCCCCAGGTACTGGCCGACAAGTTTGGCTTCGGCTCCCCCTTCTTCAGCTTCCTTGAACCGGTCTTCGGTCACCACGCCCTGAAAGCGGGCGTCACCCACCAGACCGAACTCATGTTCATGGGTATCTCCATCGCCATCGCCCTGGGCGGCATCTTCCTGGCATGGGTCTTCTACGGCCTGAACCCGGCCCTGCCCGAAGCCATCAAGAAGAAAGCCGGCTGCATCTACACTACCATCAGCCAGGGATACTACTTCGACGCCATCTACGAGAAAGTCATCGTCAAATCCCTGGACACGCTATCGGACTCAGTACTCTACAACATAGCGGAGAAACTCTTGAACTACGTCACCATCGTCAAAGCAGGAGCCACAGCGCGCTACAGCGCCAACCTCCTCTCCCGCATGCAGAGCGGCAACGTCCAGGCCTATGTGCTCTACGCCCTGGCCGGGCTGGCCCTGATCATCTGGTGGGGGGTGGCCAATGCCTAG